AACGcgctttcttttttcttttcgcATTTTTCTAGTGGCTGTTTGTGTTTGGACTTATATTTCATCTACTCACAGGAAGTACAAATACTCAAAGTAACATAAAGCAGACTTCGGATTCTCCTGACCAGAAAACCGATTCGAAAACTTCATCATCAAATGATGACAAATCGATCTCTAAAGATGTTAAGTCCTTCAGCTTCAATGATCTAAAGGAGGCAACTAGGAACTTTCGGCAAGAAAATTTAATAGGGGAAGGAGGGTTTGGATTCGTCTACAAAGGATGGATAGATGAAAACACTGGTGCTCCAACAAAACCAGGAAATGGAATTGTAGTAGCCATTAAGAAGCTTAAGCCAGAAAGTTTTCAAGGCCACAAGGAATGGCTTGTATGTGCAACATAAACACTTGCATCAAACTTTTTTCTAATTGGTATTGGTCTTTCTATGTATTAGCTGATTTTCTACTGTTTTTTGTTTGCAGGCAGAAGTCAATTATCTAGGCCAACTTCACCATGAAAATTTGGTGAAGCTTATTGGTTACTGTTCAGAAGGTAAAAACAGGCTTCTGGTTTATGAGTTTATGCAGAAAGGAAGTTTGGAAAATCACCTGTTCAGAAGTAAGTAATAAATTCACTTGCAGGGTCCTTTTGATTTGCAAAAGAATAAGTACTTGACAGAACaacataaattttcaagtttttgtgCCGAGATGAGACGTAGTTTATTCTcatattcattattattttttcctgtTTCTGCAGAAGGTGTTCAACCAATTTCCTGGATGACACGGATCAGTATTGCAATCGGTGTGGCAAGAGGACTAGCATTCTTACATTCCCTTGATGCAAATGTTATTTATCGTGATTTAAAGGCTTCCAACATCCTACTTGATTCGGTATGTTACACAGAAAACTTAACTTGTGTATTCGGGGTGACTACATCTGGTTTTTTACATATAAGTCTCAATTCTTACAGAGTAGCGCCGAAAAATTTATGTAGGATTTCAATGCGAATCTTTCCGATTTTGGCTTGGCAAGAGATGGTCCTACCGGAGATAACACTCATGTTTCAACTCGAATTATTGGAACTCATGGTTATGCTGCTCCAGAGTATGTAGCTACAGgtacatttttcattttcattaacGATTTTTATTCTGTCTTATGCATACGTATGTTCATGGTTTCTAAACGTGTTGACACTAAACAGGTCATTTAACACTAAGGAGTGATGTATACAGCTTCGGCGTCGTCTTGTTAGAGTTACTAACAGGAAGGCGTGTAGTCGAAGATGATAGACAGGTATACACTGAAGAAACGTTGGTCGATTGGGCAATGCCTTTCCTGAGTGACAGCAGAAGAATATTGAGAATCATGGATACAAAGTTAGGCGGTCAATACTCAAAGAAAGGAGCTCAAGCTGCAGCTGCGCTTGTTCTAAAGTGTCTTAATACTGATCCTAAACATAGACCAACCATGGTAAATGTTCTAGCTGCATTGGAAGCATTACACTCCTCAAATTCATTTCCAAAGAAACCAAAATCTGGAACTGATAATCATAACTCAGTCCCAAGGACACCGAAATCTGGAACTGAAAATCATCATCCAACCAAGCATTCTAGTCATCATCATTTACATAAGTCAATTGCCAATACTACTAGAAAACATTGAGATGCTTTTCTACTAGTGTGGACTAATGCTTATGCATTCCAATTAGTGGTTTGTTCTTTTCATTATGTAGCCAAGTGAACAATTTCATGTTCTTATTGAGAAGCATCATTGTTAGCTGTCTTAGACAGCTATGGATGGAAAAACTTAGACCTGTAATTTTTAGACCATtatattcatttaatttataGATATAGATTTGTGTCATTCTTTTTTCATTGCAACATTGAAGTAAATATgtttatattgggaaaaacccaagtcccacatcggatagataagactcttgagaagagtttataaagaggagacaatcctcaccttacaagccggttttgtaaggatgagttaggccccaaattacaacatggtatcagagcttgtcgaaGTCAAGGGCCGCCTAAACCTATTCATGCACTAAGCCCAAAGAGTGTTGGGCGTGAGGGGATTTTGAAGCATGCTACTATAAATTCAATCATATTGCACTGGTGCAATCAAtcaacaaaaaatcataaagAAGTCTGATTTATAAGATCAAAACCTATCTGCCAGCTTAGAAGTAACTGCTCTCAATTTGGAACAGACCTTTCCTGCAGGTGATCCCTTAATTAGGTCACAAAGAAAAGCCCTAGCAATCTTAATGTTTAAAAAAGATCCCAATATGTGAATTTTGGCATCAGCAATCACAATCCTTGTCTTAGAAGCATTCTCAATTGCAAACTTGGTCTTACCAAGTTTTCTAGACAATCTTCCAATTGCACGAGACAAGTGATCGCCACGAAGTGTCTTAACATCCTTGATCTCAAAGGACTCAACATAGAGTTCATCTAAACGCAGAAGAGCAATAGcatctataacatcaaaaccaaGCATGGACAAAATCAGCACACTTTTGCAGGTTACTAATATCAGGTGTATCGTCCCTTGTCTTCAGCTCAATTTTCCGAGGCTTCAAATTCATTCGGATGTCAATCATCATCTGCTCATATATAGGAGTATAGATGTCCATCCAAGCTTTCCTAAGAGGGGTATAACGATGCGGTGGAACTGAACCTGACCGGTAGAAATATCACGAGGCTCAAACTTCGGCTTTGGTGGCAAAACTTTTGATTCAGATGGGACAGTGTCAACTTCCATTGAAGATGTTTTGTTAGACTGCATTATGCAACTGTACAACAGCTcgaaaatttgatttaaaatataaacaaaacatgTCATTTGTTTTAGGTTCTTAAAGGTGGTGGTCAGTTACTTTATTTGGGTATTGATTGACACCTGTTTATGAATTTGTACAGTGACagcttgtattttttttttttttgggcgaCCTCTTGAGCACACCTTATACCTTATATTAAAGGTGAACTgctgttaatataattcatttttgattcttcaaaaaaataatttaactctATGAAAAAATCTAATAATCCCCGCTTCTTAGTTACTCCTAACCACTCTCCAATAgcaaatatttgatttaaacttattttagtttcactattttcactaatttatgattttaactcctctattttttaatacaaaaatatagtttttggttttaaattttttctatatcatttcgtcacaaaaaaaataaaattctatatcatttaatttgaaacatattttTGTTGATGTGAGTGACAAATCTTGCCCAAAATAttaaacaagaagaaaaaagaaaagataatacGAACATATTTTTGAGACATGCTTTTGATTTATTCTTGattattagaatataaaatattcattgtataaattattagtatatttatattAGTTAAAGGTAATTGAGGCCCAAGTTAGAGATATTTGATGCCCAAAATACTTGATGTTCAAGTTAGAGATACTTGATATCTACATCAGGATATTATGTCTaccttaaaaataatttgatctCTTGGTCTGCAAAACAACAATCAAATTTATCTCGCTCTAGTGCTGAAGTTGAGTATGTACAGTGTtgctaatgttgttgttgaatcttgttggCTTCAAAGCCTACTGTCGGAACTCCAGTGCTTGATCATCAAAGCCACCCTTGTCTATTGTGACAATGTTAGTATTGTTTACATGTCAAGTAATCCTATCCAACATAAACGCACAAAACACGTTGAAATGGATATCCATTTTGTGCGTGAAAAGGTTGCTAATGGTCAAGTACATGTTTTACATGTTCCATCTCGCAATCAAATAGATGAAATTTTCACCAATGGTCTTCCGCTGCAATTATTTGACGATTTCAGAGAGATAGTCTCAACACTTATCAACCTCCCGTTTTGACTACGGGGATGTATTAGAATATAAAGTATTCATTGTATAGATtattagtatatttatattAGTTAGAGATAATTGAGGTTCAATTTAGAGATACTTGATGCCCAAAATACTTGATGTCCAAGTTAGAGATAACTTTAGACCCAAGACAATATCATTATATAAATACACATTACAAAATAATGAAACAGGaagaacaattttttcaatGATATTTCTTAAACATAATATGAACATGCAAGAATTTGACATAATAGACGAGCAtggctttattttttttaaaaaaaatgaacataacattaaaaacataaaatgttCAAAATATTGACATTAATATCAACGTAAATTGGCCATTAGATTAGaaatcaaaagcaaaataaaataattttgtagcATGGAAACatcttgttttattgttttggaACTATAATCAAAATTCATTATACTTTTATGGATGAAACACTTATTAaccttaaattttattttaatctaggTTAATTTTTTGGTAACTTACTTATTTTAATCTCAGTTAATTATGACTTTTGAATTTGGTTTCTAcgaaatttttaattaatttttgttcttagcattattaatttttaccaaaaaaaaaaaccttaatccCTGTTTTAGTCTTGATAAAAGCAATCGAtattgtcctcgtgagtttagctcattCGGGATAATACATAGTATATGCAAggttcagggttcgaaccccaaccaccacaaaaaaaaaaaaagcaattaagATTAAGGGGTTAATGAGCTCCACTAAAAGACAATTATTCAAGACAACTTAAACTCTTATGTGGAACAATTCAAGACAACTTGAATTCTCTTGTTCAGAAAAAGACAACTTCAATTCGATTTTAAGTACAACAATTTTTCGTCAGACGTTATTTACCAAAACCCTCTTCCTTTAAAAACTTAAagattaacaacaaaaaaagtctTTGCTAAAAGTCataattttgtagggactaagaAAGTTTTAACCCTATATAAATATTCTAAATGAGTCCTCGCCTCTCAATTGCTCCTCACCATTCTCCAATAGCAAATAGTtgaataaaatgcaattttagtcTCACTTTTTATTTAATCCGTAATTTTGATACCTCTAGTTttaaatacaataataaaaGCTCTTGATTtacaaaag
Above is a genomic segment from Medicago truncatula cultivar Jemalong A17 chromosome 5, MtrunA17r5.0-ANR, whole genome shotgun sequence containing:
- the LOC11434725 gene encoding probable serine/threonine-protein kinase PBL18, encoding MGNTCRKPVCHDSSPSLFGSTNTQSNIKQTSDSPDQKTDSKTSSSNDDKSISKDVKSFSFNDLKEATRNFRQENLIGEGGFGFVYKGWIDENTGAPTKPGNGIVVAIKKLKPESFQGHKEWLAEVNYLGQLHHENLVKLIGYCSEGKNRLLVYEFMQKGSLENHLFRKGVQPISWMTRISIAIGVARGLAFLHSLDANVIYRDLKASNILLDSDFNANLSDFGLARDGPTGDNTHVSTRIIGTHGYAAPEYVATGHLTLRSDVYSFGVVLLELLTGRRVVEDDRQVYTEETLVDWAMPFLSDSRRILRIMDTKLGGQYSKKGAQAAAALVLKCLNTDPKHRPTMVNVLAALEALHSSNSFPKKPKSGTDNHNSVPRTPKSGTENHHPTKHSSHHHLHKSIANTTRKH